Genomic window (Jeotgalibaca ciconiae):
TGGATGAAGGAGGCCCAAAATACTTTTTAAGAGTGTTGATTTTGCCGCACCGTTTTCCCCTGTTAAAATGACAAACTCTCCTGCTTGAACAGAGAAACTGATGTCCTCTAACACCGGTTCTCCATCATAAGAAAAGGATAACTGATCTACATTAATATATTCCATTGAAACTCTCCTTTCGTCCATTTTTTATCGAATCGTTTTTTTCAAAGCCTCTAAATTTTCTTTCATCACATAAAGGTAATCGATTCCTTGCTCTTGATCACTTTCAGTAATTCCTTCAAGTGCACTTAAAACTTCTAAGTCCACATCTGTTTCAGAAGCCAAAGTTTCTGCTATTTTTGAATTCGCTGAATCTTGATAGTAGATCGCTTTGACTTCATTTTCTTTGATAAATGTACCGATTTCAGCCATTTTAGATGGACTTACTTCTTGGCCAGAGGTTAAGGAAGAAACTGCTAGCTCTTCTAATTGATACCTTCTAGCCAAATACCCAAAAGCGGCATGTTGAACAACAAATATACGGTGTTCAGCACTAGAGAAGGCAGTTTCATAGTCGTCATTTAATTGTTGTAACTTTTGCTTATATTCATTTGCATTGATTTCATAGCTTCCCGCATTTTCATTATCAAGACTCGATAGTTCTGTTGCGATTTTTGATACCATTTCCTGCGCAAATACAGGATCTAACCAAACATGCGGATCAACTGCATGGTTGTGTTCGTGTTCCTCTTCGTGTTCATGATTGTGAGCTTCTTCCACATTTTCATAAAATGGAATATCTTCCGCCGCTTCAATAACTAATACATCGCTGTCTTCTAATGTAGAAAGAACATCCGGAACCCAAGTTTCCATATATTCACTACTATAGATGAAAACATCCGCTTCAGCTATTGCAGCCAAATCTTTCGGCGTAGGCTCGTAACTGTGTGAATCCTGCCCTGCCGACAATAGACTGCTTACTGTGCCATTCTCTCCCACTACTTGAGATGTAAATTCAAACACAGGATAAAAAGTTGTAATGACAGTTATTCCATTGCTCTCATCGTTTGCCGCGCCCTCTTCTTTATTACAACCAACTAATACGAGCATAGTCATAACAAATATTAATACAAGTTTTTTTAATTTTAAATGATTCATTTTTTTCTCCTTCATAAATCGTAACGATTCCTGTTTACTCATAAAGAAGACTTTATCACAGCTCTCTTTCCTTAGTCAATAGAATCAACCTCTCTTTTCAACTATCAAATAATTGCTTTTATTCTTAAATGAAATATTTTAAAATTCTTTATTTTAAAAGCAATCATTTTATCTAAACAAATGAAAACTCATTCATAAAAGATGAGCAATAAACTGATAAGAAAAACCGACAAGTCCGCCTTGGCCTATGAAAAAATAGGAAATTTGACCCTGAATTGTCAGGAGACTTCACGCTTCAGCGGGTTAGTCGAATGATATGCGTTAGCGAGCAGCGAAGCGCGCAATGGGGCAAATTTATCTTTTTTTCACTAGGTCAAGACTTGGGAGCTAGACATTGATGGCTGAACTTATAATCCCCTAGTCTATAAGAAAACTTTCATGTTATTCCAAATGAAGATTCTTTCGAAGCATCAACACCAAAAAAGCAATTAACCTACCTATCAAGATAAAGTTAATTGCTCTTTAAAATTTTCTATTTTAACGTCCTGCATATATACACTTCTTCGCAAAAACCTCTTAAGCTGTTATAGACACGTTTCACGCGCGTGTAATTCCTGCTAAAGCCAATGATTGTTGGTCCGCTTCCGCTCATCGTGGCCCCGTCTAATCCATACCGTAACATCCGGTCCTTCAATTGTTTTAATTGAGGATACCGCTCAAAAGTAACGGCTTCTAAAGCGTTGCTTAAATGGCTGGTCATTTCATAATAATCGTTTTGTTCAATCGCATTTTCTACAATCTTAGATTTCGGAGTGTAATCAATCGCTTCAATTTCTAAAGAACGGAAAACCGTTCTTGTCGACACGCTAATTCGTGGTTTTGCAAGAATCACCCAACAAGGAGGAATGTCTTTGATCGGTCGTACATTTTCTCCGCTTCCCGATACAAAAGCCGTTCCACCTACAATCGAATAAGGAACATCTGTACCAATTTGCATGCCGATATCAATTAATTCTTCTATACTCAATTGTAAATCCCATATCCTGTTCAAAGCACGTAAGGTAGCAGCAGCATCCGTACTGCCTCCCCCTAGTCCGGCGGCAACGGGTATTTGTTTATCAATATCAACTTTTATCCCCATCGGAATTTGATATTTTTCTTTTAATAACTTGATTGCTTGGTATACATGATTCCGCTTATCAACCGGTAAAAACGCTTTATTTGTATAAACTTCAATTCGATCTTCCATTAAAGGAGTGAATGTTAAATGGTCAGCAAGATCTACGGAAGACATAATCATTTCTAGTTCATGATAGCCGTCTTCTCGCTTATATAAAACATCAAGCGTTAAGTTAATTTTCGCTGGCGCTCGCTCTACCCATTCCATTCCGCTTCCCCCTTTATTATTCAATACTACATGAATTGATTGAATTTATAAAGAAAAAGCTTGTAAAATACGGCATGAAAAACACTTTTAGCCGAATGACAATTACTTGTTTATTTTTTCCAAATAAGCAATCGCATTTGGAATATCCGGTTCTTTTGTTTCTTCCATTATTAAGTGGAGGTAAGGTTTTTCTTGAGAGACTTTTTTCAGCAAATATTCAAAGTCCATTTCACCAGTTCCAATCGCTACTGGTTTTACAAGATTATTTTCAACAACAAAATCTTTTAAATGAATTGCCGCAATTTCACTTCCAAATAAATTGAACGCTTCATCAATTACTTCTTTTTGATTTTGAACTGTATCAGGCCGTAAAAAATTCGTGACATCCAAAATAACTTGCATATTTGGAGACTGAATACGATCCAATAACTCTCTCATTTTTTTCGGTGAATAGATCGGGTGATTAAGTCCACCTTCAATCGCGACCGTCATTCCCAGCTTTTCGGCATAAGTTACCATTTTTTTCACAGATTCGACAACTTTTTCAAAGGCTTCCTCTGTAAAGTTTTCTTCCGTGTAATGAATTTCTTCATCGACACAACCTGTTTCTGTGGCAACCATAGAGGCTCCAAACGCTTTTGCGACACGTAAATAGCTGCAAAACTTATCAATAAGTTTTTCTCTTTCATTTAAATCTGGATGAATCATGTTAATATAGCAGCTTAATACAGTAATTTGGATATCTTGTTTTGAGAAAATTCTTTGGTAATAATTTCCCATTCCTGGGTTCATGTTTTCAAATTGTGACGGCACACTTGGAAAAGAAAAAGGCAAAGCAAATTGTATATTTTTCAATCCTGTCTCAGCTATTTTTTCAGCTAACCTTTCAGCGGTGTCTTCTCTATAAAAATCATGTCCACGAACTGCTAAATTTAGTTCCATGTAAAATATTCCCTCCATCTTTATTTATACTTCTAGGTATCCTTCGTGCGGTTCAACGTTAAATCCTTTTCCTAACGCTGCTAGTTGTTCATCTGTAATCGTTTGTAAAATTTCACCTTGTGCACGAACATAAGTGAAAACTTGTGCTGCTTTTTCTGCAGTCTCAATTAAGCCAAATGTTTCGTCAATGTCTTTTCCAGCACCATATACTCCATGATGCGGCCAAATAACTACTCGTGTTTCTTTCATTTTATTTGATGTCGCTTCTCCAATTTTTGTCGTTCCAGGAACAATCCAAGGTATGATTCCAACCCCTTCAGGAAATACTACCAAGCATTCAGTACACATTTGCCATAAAGTTCTCGTAAAATCACGTTCATTCAATGGATGAGTAAAGGTCATTGCTAGCAAATGAGTTGTGTGGCAATGCATGATCACTCGATTTTCGGGATCCACTTCTAAACGAGCCATATGACTCATCAAATGGGATGGCAATTCACTTGTTGGAATTCCTCCTTCTGAATACCCCCATAGTAATTCTACACTATTTCCTTCTTGGGAAATTCGGATAATCCCCAGTGTTCTCTCTGGATGATTGATTACATTCTTAAAGTATTCTCCTGAACCCGTTACAATAAATATTTTCCCAGCTAATTTTTCTCCATCAAACGGAATCGGAATCACTCTTTTTACATTCGTTAAATCTAAATAATTTGCTACTTCTTCCTCTTCTAAAAGATAGCTGACATTTCCGCCATTTCGTTCATCCCATCCTAAACGATACATGTTTGCAGTAACTTCCATCATTTCCTTTACAAATGGAGCTTCTAAAATATTCATTTTTGTCATCCCAGTACACCTCTTTATTTTTTTACGGCTAATCTCAACATAGCCTTTTTTATTGTAAAACCTAACGCAAATCCTCATAGAAAAAGCAACATTTTTGATTATCCTCTTCATTACATCCTAATTATCCCACATTTCCAAAGCTTATTCAACAAAATACCAAGGAAATAAAAGAATAATCCAGATAAAAACAAAGGAATATTGCAAAAAAACATATTTTTCTATAAAATAGAAGAAAGATAAAATGAAAGAGGTAAAAGCGATGTTAGCTTTCGAGAGACGAGACGCAATTACAAACAAAATAACGCGTGAAAAGAAAATTTTAGTTTCTGAATTATCGATTCTTTTTGATGTATCCGAAGAAACCATTCGAAGAGATTTAGAAAAGCTAGAAAAGGAAGGTTTATTAACACGTACCCACGGCGGCGCTACCTTGAACTCCCAAACCAGCCAGGATATTCCATACATTACGCGAAATACTTTAAACAAAGACTTAAAGACTACCATTGCTCAAAAGATACTGAGTATCATTCCAGACAATGCTACTTTAATGGTAGATTCTAGTTCAACTGTTTTTGAAGCAATGGATACTCTGAAGCATTTACGCAATAATATAACGATTATTACCAATTCACTTGAAATACTCTATACTTTCAAAAATAGTGAGTTTCAACTTATTTCAACTGGCGGCAACATACGCAAACAATCCCAAGCTATGGTGGGTTCTTCTGCAGAATCAATTTTGAATCGATACAATGTGGATTTTGGGGTGTTTAGCTGTAAGGGCCTTTCCCTAACAAGCGGTGTAATGGATTCTAATGAACCCGAAGCAGAAATTAAAAAAATAATGGGCAGCCGTGCCAAAAAGATCATCTTGTTAGTAGATTCCAGCAAATTCGATGTCCCTGCATTCGTAAATGTATTTACATTGGAACAAATCGACTATTTGATTACAGATAAAAAACCTTCTCAAGAGTGGATAGCTATTTGCGAAGAAAAAAATATAACCTTAATATACTGAATAAAGGAGTTCTCATTATGAAAAGAATTGCATCTATTATGTATCTAAAAACTGGTATGGAAGAGGA
Coding sequences:
- a CDS encoding metal ABC transporter solute-binding protein, Zn/Mn family; amino-acid sequence: MNHLKLKKLVLIFVMTMLVLVGCNKEEGAANDESNGITVITTFYPVFEFTSQVVGENGTVSSLLSAGQDSHSYEPTPKDLAAIAEADVFIYSSEYMETWVPDVLSTLEDSDVLVIEAAEDIPFYENVEEAHNHEHEEEHEHNHAVDPHVWLDPVFAQEMVSKIATELSSLDNENAGSYEINANEYKQKLQQLNDDYETAFSSAEHRIFVVQHAAFGYLARRYQLEELAVSSLTSGQEVSPSKMAEIGTFIKENEVKAIYYQDSANSKIAETLASETDVDLEVLSALEGITESDQEQGIDYLYVMKENLEALKKTIR
- the ispE gene encoding 4-(cytidine 5'-diphospho)-2-C-methyl-D-erythritol kinase, producing MEWVERAPAKINLTLDVLYKREDGYHELEMIMSSVDLADHLTFTPLMEDRIEVYTNKAFLPVDKRNHVYQAIKLLKEKYQIPMGIKVDIDKQIPVAAGLGGGSTDAAATLRALNRIWDLQLSIEELIDIGMQIGTDVPYSIVGGTAFVSGSGENVRPIKDIPPCWVILAKPRISVSTRTVFRSLEIEAIDYTPKSKIVENAIEQNDYYEMTSHLSNALEAVTFERYPQLKQLKDRMLRYGLDGATMSGSGPTIIGFSRNYTRVKRVYNSLRGFCEEVYICRTLK
- a CDS encoding sugar phosphate isomerase/epimerase family protein, translating into MELNLAVRGHDFYREDTAERLAEKIAETGLKNIQFALPFSFPSVPSQFENMNPGMGNYYQRIFSKQDIQITVLSCYINMIHPDLNEREKLIDKFCSYLRVAKAFGASMVATETGCVDEEIHYTEENFTEEAFEKVVESVKKMVTYAEKLGMTVAIEGGLNHPIYSPKKMRELLDRIQSPNMQVILDVTNFLRPDTVQNQKEVIDEAFNLFGSEIAAIHLKDFVVENNLVKPVAIGTGEMDFEYLLKKVSQEKPYLHLIMEETKEPDIPNAIAYLEKINK
- the rhaD gene encoding rhamnulose-1-phosphate aldolase — protein: MTKMNILEAPFVKEMMEVTANMYRLGWDERNGGNVSYLLEEEEVANYLDLTNVKRVIPIPFDGEKLAGKIFIVTGSGEYFKNVINHPERTLGIIRISQEGNSVELLWGYSEGGIPTSELPSHLMSHMARLEVDPENRVIMHCHTTHLLAMTFTHPLNERDFTRTLWQMCTECLVVFPEGVGIIPWIVPGTTKIGEATSNKMKETRVVIWPHHGVYGAGKDIDETFGLIETAEKAAQVFTYVRAQGEILQTITDEQLAALGKGFNVEPHEGYLEV
- a CDS encoding DeoR/GlpR family DNA-binding transcription regulator, with product MKEVKAMLAFERRDAITNKITREKKILVSELSILFDVSEETIRRDLEKLEKEGLLTRTHGGATLNSQTSQDIPYITRNTLNKDLKTTIAQKILSIIPDNATLMVDSSSTVFEAMDTLKHLRNNITIITNSLEILYTFKNSEFQLISTGGNIRKQSQAMVGSSAESILNRYNVDFGVFSCKGLSLTSGVMDSNEPEAEIKKIMGSRAKKIILLVDSSKFDVPAFVNVFTLEQIDYLITDKKPSQEWIAICEEKNITLIY